One stretch of Pararhizobium qamdonense DNA includes these proteins:
- a CDS encoding superoxide dismutase family protein produces the protein MVLVTTGAAFAQPSSQTAVANFVGKDGKETGRASLTQGKNGVLIEVEVTNLPPGKWVAFHVHETGKCDAAHNHESAGKHFNPGETEHGFLAANGPHAGDMPNQYVGADGVMRAQVFNSMVVLDNAENGIRGRALMVHAKSDDNRSQPSGDAGDRLACAVIE, from the coding sequence ATGGTTCTCGTCACGACGGGTGCCGCCTTTGCACAACCGTCATCGCAGACGGCGGTCGCCAATTTCGTCGGGAAGGATGGCAAGGAAACCGGACGGGCGTCGCTGACGCAGGGCAAGAACGGTGTGCTGATCGAGGTGGAAGTGACAAACCTGCCGCCGGGAAAATGGGTGGCCTTCCATGTGCATGAAACCGGCAAATGCGACGCAGCGCACAATCACGAATCGGCCGGTAAGCATTTCAATCCCGGCGAGACCGAGCATGGGTTCCTCGCGGCGAATGGCCCGCATGCCGGTGATATGCCCAATCAGTATGTCGGCGCGGATGGCGTCATGCGCGCCCAGGTTTTCAACAGTATGGTGGTGCTCGACAATGCCGAAAACGGCATTCGCGGCCGGGCGCTGATGGTGCATGCGAAGTCGGATGACAATCGCAGCCAGCCGTCCGGCGATGCCGGCGACAGGCTTGCCTGCGCCGTCATCGAGTAA
- a CDS encoding L-aspartate oxidase, whose translation MLTDHFRPQSFNGIDDIVIVGGGLAGLFCALKLSPRPVTVLAAAPIGHGASSAWAQGGIAAAMGLGDTVDKHVADTLIAGAGIVDEKMTRMMVAEGPARIHDLLGYGVPFDRDLEGQLLLSREAAHSERRIVRVKGDMAGKAIMEALIAAVRNTPSIRVLEGYVVEELVRQGRFISGVIARPDAGQSKKRVSFPARAVVLCSGGVGHLFSVTTNPTEACGQGVGMAARAGAIIADPEFIQFHPTAINIGRDPAPLATEALRGDGAHLINAAGKRFMLDIHPDGELAPRDIVSRGVFAEVQAGRGAFLDCTKAVGAHFPQAFPTVYASCMSAGIDPVTQPIPVVPAVHYHMGGVLTDAEGRTSIDGLWAAGEVTSTGVHGANRLASNSLLEAVVFAARIAENIKGMLPEPKITGWGDNAGENDDPVTLEDSPPLTALRHVMSDHVGVIRSRETLVKAIRAIANLERQNTRLRFSNIVTTAKLIATGAYLRTESRGGHYRSDCPDARPEWKHRTFLTLADADRVVAEVTEMEST comes from the coding sequence ATGCTCACTGATCATTTCCGCCCGCAGTCCTTCAACGGCATTGACGATATCGTTATCGTCGGCGGTGGCCTGGCCGGGCTCTTTTGCGCGCTGAAACTCAGCCCGCGTCCCGTCACCGTGCTGGCGGCCGCGCCGATTGGCCATGGTGCCTCGTCGGCCTGGGCGCAAGGCGGCATTGCGGCTGCCATGGGGCTTGGCGATACCGTCGACAAGCATGTTGCCGATACGCTGATTGCCGGTGCGGGGATCGTCGATGAAAAGATGACGCGGATGATGGTGGCCGAAGGCCCGGCCCGTATCCATGACCTGCTCGGCTATGGCGTGCCATTCGATCGCGACCTTGAGGGTCAGCTTCTCCTGTCGCGCGAGGCCGCCCATTCCGAGCGCCGCATCGTCCGCGTCAAGGGCGACATGGCCGGCAAGGCGATCATGGAAGCCCTGATCGCGGCCGTGCGCAACACGCCCTCGATCCGCGTGCTGGAAGGCTATGTCGTCGAGGAACTGGTGCGCCAGGGCCGGTTCATTTCAGGCGTCATCGCCCGCCCCGATGCGGGCCAGTCGAAGAAGCGCGTGTCGTTTCCGGCCCGCGCCGTCGTGCTCTGCTCGGGCGGCGTCGGCCATCTGTTTTCCGTCACCACCAATCCGACCGAGGCCTGCGGCCAAGGCGTCGGCATGGCCGCGCGCGCCGGTGCCATCATCGCCGATCCGGAATTCATCCAGTTCCATCCGACGGCGATCAATATCGGCCGCGATCCCGCACCTTTGGCAACCGAAGCGTTGCGCGGCGACGGAGCGCACCTCATCAACGCGGCAGGCAAGCGCTTCATGCTGGATATCCATCCGGACGGCGAGCTGGCACCGCGCGACATCGTTTCGCGCGGCGTCTTTGCCGAAGTTCAGGCCGGGCGCGGCGCATTTCTCGATTGCACCAAGGCGGTCGGCGCCCATTTTCCGCAGGCATTCCCGACCGTCTACGCCTCCTGCATGTCGGCCGGCATCGATCCCGTCACGCAGCCGATCCCGGTGGTTCCGGCAGTGCATTACCATATGGGCGGCGTGCTCACCGATGCGGAAGGCCGAACCTCGATCGATGGCCTCTGGGCCGCAGGCGAGGTGACCTCCACCGGCGTCCACGGGGCCAACCGGCTCGCCTCCAATTCTCTGCTTGAGGCGGTGGTCTTTGCCGCCCGCATTGCCGAAAACATCAAGGGCATGCTGCCGGAGCCGAAGATCACCGGCTGGGGCGACAATGCCGGTGAAAACGACGATCCGGTTACGCTGGAAGACAGCCCGCCGCTGACGGCGCTGCGCCATGTCATGAGCGATCATGTCGGCGTGATCCGCAGCCGCGAGACGCTGGTCAAGGCCATCCGGGCGATTGCCAATCTGGAACGCCAGAACACCCGGCTGCGCTTCAGCAATATCGTCACGACAGCCAAGCTGATCGCCACCGGCGCTTACCTGCGCACCGAAAGCCGGGGCGGTCACTACCGCTCCGATTGCCCCGACGCGCGCCCGGAATGGAAGCACCGGACCTTCCTGACCCTCGCAGACGCGGACCGCGTTGTGGCGGAGGTGACAGAAATGGAAAGCACGTAG
- a CDS encoding NUDIX hydrolase, with product MPAERTAAVEIGLNAAIVAVTSRSPRILAVSDEHGNSRDGLPFGPFDPARHRTFENSLRDSVEQQTALDLGYIEQLYTFGDQGRHRMAGDSSTHMVSVGYLALTRTDAENNARLAEAGAHWRDWYSYLPWEDWRQGRPLLIDQLILPALRQWEQGGHQEERLGLPQRRTRIRLAFGLDDFPWDEERVLERYELLYEAGLVGEAIIDGRAAPGNTPPLGLTMRHDHRRIVATAVARLRGKIKYRPVIFELMPPEFTLTDLQATVEAISGRHLHKQNFRRLVEGAELVEPTGMLTAATGGRPAALFRFRRQILDERPAPGLRASYGK from the coding sequence ATGCCGGCTGAGCGGACCGCCGCCGTCGAGATCGGCCTCAATGCGGCGATCGTCGCCGTCACCAGTCGTTCGCCGCGCATTCTCGCCGTCAGCGACGAGCATGGAAACAGCCGCGATGGCCTGCCCTTCGGTCCGTTCGATCCCGCCCGTCACCGGACGTTCGAAAACAGCCTGCGCGACAGCGTCGAACAGCAGACGGCGCTCGACCTTGGTTATATCGAACAGCTCTATACATTCGGCGACCAGGGCCGCCACCGCATGGCCGGCGACAGCAGCACCCATATGGTGTCGGTCGGCTATCTCGCGCTCACCCGCACCGATGCGGAAAACAATGCACGGCTGGCCGAGGCCGGCGCCCATTGGCGCGACTGGTACAGCTACCTGCCCTGGGAGGACTGGCGGCAGGGCCGGCCGCTCCTGATCGACCAGCTTATTCTTCCGGCGCTGCGCCAATGGGAACAGGGCGGGCATCAGGAGGAGCGCTTGGGACTGCCGCAGCGGCGGACCCGCATCCGCCTTGCCTTCGGGCTCGACGATTTCCCCTGGGACGAGGAGCGCGTTCTGGAGCGCTACGAGCTTTTGTATGAGGCGGGTCTTGTCGGCGAAGCCATCATCGACGGACGCGCGGCACCGGGCAATACACCACCGCTTGGCCTGACCATGCGCCACGATCATCGCCGCATCGTTGCCACCGCCGTGGCGCGGCTGCGCGGCAAGATCAAATACCGGCCGGTGATCTTCGAACTGATGCCGCCGGAATTCACGCTGACGGACCTGCAGGCGACGGTCGAGGCGATTTCCGGGCGGCATCTGCACAAGCAGAATTTCCGCCGCCTGGTCGAGGGTGCCGAGCTGGTCGAACCGACTGGCATGCTAACGGCTGCCACCGGCGGGCGGCCCGCAGCACTCTTCCGCTTTCGCCGCCAGATCCTCGACGAACGCCCCGCACCAGGGCTTAGAGCCTCGTACGGTAAATGA
- a CDS encoding DUF6434 domain-containing protein has translation MTAFDWHADAISRDTPVTPAYRNTQNVRRFLTAECGAGFVFDRAFMAFIKDGTEKTMGDVADEWTRRHAG, from the coding sequence ATGACGGCTTTCGATTGGCATGCCGATGCAATCAGCCGCGATACGCCGGTGACACCGGCCTATCGCAACACGCAAAATGTCCGCCGTTTTCTGACTGCAGAATGCGGCGCGGGATTTGTGTTCGACCGCGCCTTCATGGCCTTTATCAAGGACGGCACGGAAAAGACGATGGGCGACGTCGCCGACGAATGGACACGCCGTCACGCCGGGTGA
- a CDS encoding sulfite exporter TauE/SafE family protein, translated as MFVVIGFFAQLVDGALGMAFGLLSTTSLLAVGMPPATASAMTHIAEIFTTAASGASHTYQRNIDWRLVARLAPAGMIGGALGAYGVSNVDGEMIEPFVSAYLVLVGVYILFKAFRPLWLREVRDWAVPFIGLGGGALDAAGGGGWGPIVTTSLIGRGHDPKKVIGSTSLTEFAVTLTISATFVMTLGWSDLGSAIGLVIGGVLAAPIGALVVKHLPVRPLMIAVALIIIATSAVRIF; from the coding sequence ATGTTCGTCGTCATCGGTTTTTTCGCGCAATTGGTCGATGGCGCGCTCGGCATGGCCTTTGGTCTTTTGTCCACCACCAGTCTGCTCGCCGTCGGCATGCCGCCGGCAACGGCGAGCGCCATGACGCATATCGCCGAGATTTTCACCACTGCCGCCTCCGGCGCCTCCCATACCTACCAGCGCAATATCGACTGGCGCCTTGTTGCGCGTTTAGCGCCGGCCGGCATGATCGGCGGCGCGCTGGGTGCCTATGGCGTCTCTAATGTCGATGGCGAGATGATCGAGCCGTTCGTCTCGGCCTATCTGGTGCTGGTCGGCGTCTATATCCTGTTCAAGGCGTTCCGTCCGCTCTGGCTGCGCGAGGTCCGTGATTGGGCGGTGCCGTTCATCGGTCTTGGCGGCGGCGCGCTGGATGCGGCCGGCGGCGGTGGCTGGGGACCGATCGTCACGACCTCGCTGATCGGCCGTGGCCATGATCCGAAAAAGGTCATCGGCTCCACCAGCCTCACCGAATTCGCCGTCACCCTGACGATTTCGGCGACCTTCGTGATGACGCTCGGCTGGTCGGATCTGGGCTCCGCCATCGGTCTCGTCATTGGTGGCGTGCTCGCGGCCCCGATCGGCGCGCTTGTCGTCAAGCACTTGCCGGTGCGGCCGCTGATGATTGCCGTTGCGCTTATCATCATCGCCACATCGGCGGTGCGGATTTTCTGA
- the nadA gene encoding quinolinate synthase NadA — MTIAQSTVSLEASGAVRTAAERFGILERPDLTFTPEIARETAHLYERVKQFVPAFEWPVYAPYVHAINRLKKERGAVILAHNYQTPDIFHCVADIVGDSLQLARDATKVDAEIIIQCGVHFMAETSKLLNPEKTVLIPDGRAGCSLSESITGADVRLLKQRYPGVPVVTYVNTSADVKAETDICCTSSNVLAVVESLESDTVLCIPDEYLAMNVAKQTNKKILTWKGHCEVHERFTAAELLAYKEADPTIEIIGHPECHPDVIAVCDFAGSTAGMINYVKDKRPPRVLLVTECSMASNIQAEITGVDFIKPCNLCPHMKRITLPKILDSLLFMTEEVLVDPAIAGRARLAVERMINLKS, encoded by the coding sequence CCTTGAAGCGTCGGGTGCGGTCAGAACCGCCGCCGAACGTTTCGGCATCCTGGAGCGGCCGGACCTGACATTCACGCCGGAGATCGCCCGCGAGACGGCCCATCTCTACGAGCGCGTCAAGCAGTTCGTGCCCGCCTTCGAATGGCCCGTCTATGCGCCCTATGTCCATGCCATCAACCGGCTGAAGAAGGAGCGCGGCGCCGTTATCCTCGCCCATAACTATCAGACGCCGGATATTTTCCACTGCGTTGCCGATATTGTCGGCGACAGCCTGCAGCTCGCCCGCGACGCCACCAAGGTCGATGCCGAGATCATCATCCAGTGCGGCGTGCATTTCATGGCCGAGACCTCCAAGCTGCTCAATCCTGAAAAGACCGTGCTGATCCCGGATGGCAGGGCCGGATGCTCGTTGTCGGAATCGATCACCGGCGCGGATGTGCGCCTGTTGAAGCAGCGCTATCCCGGCGTGCCGGTCGTCACCTACGTCAACACCTCGGCCGATGTGAAGGCCGAGACCGATATCTGCTGCACCTCGTCCAATGTGCTCGCCGTGGTCGAAAGCCTGGAGAGCGACACGGTCCTGTGCATCCCCGACGAATACCTGGCCATGAACGTCGCCAAGCAGACCAACAAGAAGATCCTCACCTGGAAGGGCCATTGCGAAGTGCACGAGCGCTTCACAGCGGCCGAACTGCTCGCTTACAAGGAAGCCGATCCCACCATCGAGATCATCGGCCATCCGGAATGTCACCCGGACGTGATCGCCGTCTGCGATTTCGCCGGATCGACGGCCGGCATGATCAATTATGTCAAGGACAAGCGCCCGCCACGCGTGCTGCTCGTCACCGAATGCTCGATGGCCTCCAACATCCAGGCCGAGATTACCGGCGTCGATTTCATCAAGCCCTGCAATCTCTGTCCGCACATGAAGCGCATCACGCTGCCGAAGATCCTCGACAGCCTGCTGTTCATGACGGAGGAAGTCCTGGTCGATCCGGCAATTGCCGGCCGCGCAAGGCTGGCTGTCGAGCGCATGATCAATTTGAAGAGTTGA
- the nadC gene encoding carboxylating nicotinate-nucleotide diphosphorylase, with protein MTPTALRPELPALMIEDQVRAALLEDLGRAGDITTYATIAPDRTATAAMNAREDGVVAGMELARSAFRLIDPAIGFEAFVTDGDRIGPGTALARISGKARGLLSAERVALNFLMHLCGVATYTAKFADEIAHTRAKVCCTRKTLPGLRALEKYAVRLGGGSNHRYGLDDAILIKDNHIAVCGGVASAVHAARAYCGHLVKIEVEVDGLDQMRQALTASPDVILLDNVGPDLLSQAVALNAAHWQLSAEAYAADPRRTRLEASGNVNIQTIRAIAETGVDYISTSKITMAAPTLDIGLDVVIG; from the coding sequence ATGACCCCAACCGCCCTTCGCCCCGAACTGCCCGCCCTGATGATCGAGGACCAGGTCCGCGCTGCGCTTCTGGAAGATCTCGGCCGCGCCGGTGATATCACCACCTATGCGACGATCGCGCCGGACAGGACCGCAACTGCCGCAATGAACGCCCGTGAAGATGGCGTGGTCGCCGGCATGGAGCTTGCCCGATCTGCCTTTCGCCTGATCGATCCGGCGATCGGCTTCGAGGCCTTCGTGACGGACGGCGACCGGATCGGGCCCGGCACGGCGCTGGCACGCATCTCCGGAAAGGCCCGTGGCCTCCTGTCGGCCGAGCGTGTGGCGCTGAATTTCCTCATGCATCTCTGCGGCGTCGCCACCTATACCGCGAAATTCGCAGACGAAATCGCCCATACCCGTGCCAAAGTCTGCTGCACGCGGAAAACCCTTCCAGGGCTCAGGGCATTGGAGAAATATGCGGTCCGTCTGGGCGGCGGCTCCAACCATCGGTATGGCCTGGATGACGCGATCCTGATCAAGGACAATCATATCGCCGTCTGCGGCGGCGTCGCCTCCGCCGTCCATGCCGCGCGCGCCTATTGCGGCCATTTGGTCAAGATCGAGGTCGAGGTCGATGGGCTCGACCAGATGCGCCAGGCCCTGACGGCCAGTCCCGATGTCATCCTGCTCGACAATGTGGGGCCGGACCTGCTCAGCCAGGCCGTTGCCCTCAATGCCGCCCATTGGCAGCTCTCAGCCGAGGCCTATGCCGCCGATCCGCGCCGGACCAGGCTGGAGGCCTCCGGCAATGTCAATATCCAGACCATCCGCGCCATTGCCGAAACCGGCGTCGATTACATCTCGACCTCGAAGATCACCATGGCCGCCCCGACGCTGGATATCGGGCTGGACGTGGTCATCGGCTAG
- a CDS encoding mechanosensitive ion channel family protein, with the protein MEQQATDVIIATRTALSQASALAVQYSFSTFGAVILLFLGWVISRVLHNWAYSGLSRVHGIDETLARFFSNIVRYAILLLVFITVLGQFGVQTASIIAALGAAGLAVGLALQGTLQNIAAGIMLLVLRPFRVGESIETPAVTGTVTEIGLFATELRTADGLYRLAPNSTLWNVPVTNYSRERLRRHDLTVVIGNDEDLDAAQATLLELAKDHPAIEHAPAPSTFIADLSKDGTSLTLRYWVATGRWWATTREMLRAAKRVFYLPEQPGEEEPAAV; encoded by the coding sequence ATGGAACAACAGGCAACGGACGTCATCATCGCGACGCGCACGGCGCTGAGCCAAGCAAGCGCGCTCGCGGTTCAATATTCCTTCTCGACGTTCGGGGCGGTTATCCTGCTGTTCCTTGGCTGGGTCATATCGCGCGTTTTGCACAATTGGGCCTATTCCGGGCTTTCCAGGGTCCATGGCATCGACGAGACGCTGGCACGGTTCTTTTCCAACATCGTGCGGTACGCAATCCTCCTCCTCGTCTTCATCACGGTTCTCGGCCAGTTCGGGGTCCAGACGGCCTCGATCATCGCGGCATTGGGCGCCGCAGGCCTCGCCGTCGGACTGGCGCTGCAGGGAACGCTGCAAAATATTGCTGCGGGCATCATGCTTCTGGTGCTGCGGCCGTTCCGGGTCGGAGAATCGATCGAGACCCCGGCGGTGACCGGCACCGTCACCGAAATCGGCCTGTTTGCCACGGAACTGCGCACAGCCGACGGTCTCTACCGGCTGGCGCCCAATTCGACGCTTTGGAACGTTCCCGTTACCAATTACAGCCGCGAGCGGTTGCGCCGTCATGATCTGACAGTGGTGATCGGCAATGACGAAGATCTGGACGCGGCGCAGGCCACTCTGCTGGAGCTTGCCAAGGACCATCCCGCAATAGAGCACGCGCCCGCCCCCTCAACCTTCATCGCCGATCTCAGCAAGGACGGCACCTCCTTGACACTGCGCTACTGGGTTGCGACCGGACGCTGGTGGGCGACGACACGCGAGATGCTGCGGGCGGCAAAACGCGTCTTCTATTTGCCGGAGCAACCCGGCGAGGAGGAACCGGCAGCGGTGTGA
- a CDS encoding tyrosine phosphatase family protein, with product MPVIVISPLSRIAEMAVRHRACEMISLMAKEQSFHRPAVIAASRHLLLGMNDITFAGNAALVAPGEEHVLEIIDFARQWDRSAPLLIHCWMGISRSPAAAVIAALAVAPDQDETELALRLRAASAYVTPNSRLIEIGDRLLSRNGRLVAAIKAIGRGADTDGNVPFIFSPVPEPAVHAG from the coding sequence ATGCCTGTGATCGTCATCTCGCCCCTGTCGCGTATCGCCGAGATGGCCGTGCGTCACCGCGCCTGCGAAATGATCAGCCTGATGGCGAAGGAGCAGAGCTTTCATCGCCCGGCGGTGATTGCGGCCAGCCGTCATCTGCTTTTGGGTATGAACGATATTACCTTTGCCGGAAATGCCGCGTTGGTGGCGCCGGGCGAAGAGCATGTGCTGGAGATCATCGACTTTGCTAGACAATGGGACCGGTCGGCGCCGCTGCTGATCCATTGCTGGATGGGGATTTCGCGCTCGCCAGCGGCAGCCGTCATTGCTGCGCTGGCGGTCGCGCCCGATCAGGACGAGACGGAGCTTGCGCTGCGCCTTCGCGCCGCCTCCGCCTATGTCACGCCCAATTCCCGGCTGATCGAGATTGGCGACCGGTTGCTGTCGCGCAATGGCCGGCTGGTGGCTGCGATCAAGGCGATCGGCCGTGGTGCCGATACGGATGGCAATGTGCCCTTCATCTTTTCCCCCGTGCCGGAGCCCGCCGTTCATGCCGGCTGA